In the Hordeum vulgare subsp. vulgare chromosome 7H, MorexV3_pseudomolecules_assembly, whole genome shotgun sequence genome, one interval contains:
- the LOC123410611 gene encoding uncharacterized protein LOC123410611, which yields MASDFDEDQNVPYAHPAGPPALDRADNVRLRGHASDRAPLHENRQQVLLEVIDASSAGGDRRLGLDLVAVLDVSKSMRKNDRLGKMKTAMHFVINKLGHMDRLSIVKFSEEAERLCPLLSVTPPNKARLNHLVDGLQVIDPTNIRDGLEAGLSVLAGRRITGGRVASIFLLSDGDENRGHATTVDVSDVPVYTFGFGTDYDPKVLDEIARRSKGGTFNFVDDEENMTEPFSQILGGLLSIVVQDLKLIVSPQRGESIIEGVDSRLYQQTWDAGSGSITVHFGDLFAGEVRRVIVHISLPEVNQKKDVTAIIAQCSYSVRGQPLYSRGLAVPMRRTPTGSADLSRMRPVALRNELARGRHVTFLEEARTLADNNDLHGADGKLVEARNDLAPEQSNSMIHTLRAALDKLLEMIRSPGGPRAGFAAYLRSLKTSHDRERVSATGDVKGVRLFETRHTSAFRGQAKRFEKQSTMGRRPAPHEFKEEEEDANRLREEDGRMERRPVLVEARSGLWKTWWGDDDKQHRRSARSTSACAWVMCILCLLLIVGLIVLGVLLFAVYNHKMPYLAVAGAQLGALQYDGQAGTVQNLQISIAFLAINRDSKADAYFSRVNLALQLHGVDMLLLRAPPFVVPPDTSMPLQYNDVVSTGRRLDKAGMRSMDKSLNAGVVPFDLRGKVRMRGKTGIFQNTQFWTRFSCRLRFFFPGNGTVMPVDRRSCRSRWP from the exons ATGGCGTCCGATTTTGACGAAGACCAGAACGTTCCCTACGCACATCCAGCAG GCCCCCCTGCGCTGGACAGAGCCGACAACGTGCGGCTGAGGGGGCACGCCAGCGACCGGGCGCCACTCCATGAGAACCGGCAGCAGGTGCTGCTGGAGGTCATCGACGCGTCCTCCGCCGGCGGCGACCGCAGGCTGGGGCTGGACCTCGTGGCCGTCCTGGACGTCAGCAAAAGCATGAGGAAGAACGACCGGCTGGGCAAGATGAAGACGGCCATGCACTTCGTCATCAACAAACTCGGACACATGGACCGCCtctccatcgtcaagttctccgaGGAGGCGGAGAGGCTGTGCCCGCTGCTCTCCGTCACCCCGCCTAACAAGGCACGCCTCAACCATCTCGTCGACGGCTTGCAAGTCATCGACCCAACCAATATAAGAGACGGCCTCGAGGCCGGCCTCAGCGTCCTCGCCGGCCGACGCATCACCGGCGGCCGCGTTGCCAGCATCTTTCTCTTGTCCGATGGGGACGAGAACAGAGGGCATGCTACTACTGTTGATGTCAGCGATGTGCCCGTCTACACGTTTGGGTTTGGTACGGACTACGACCCCAAG GTGTTGGACGAGATCGCGAGAAGGAGCAAAGGAGGAACGTTCAACTTCGTAGATGACGAGGAGAACATGACCGAACCCTTCTCGCAGATCCTGGGTGGTCTCCTCAGCATCGTGGTACAAGACCTCAAGCTCATTGTTTCCCCACAGCGAGGCGAGTCCATAATAGAGGGCGTGGACTCCCGGCTCTACCAGCAGACGTGGGACGCCGGCTCCGGCTCCATCACCGTCCATTTCGGCGATCTCTTCGCCGGAGAAGTACGCAGGGTTATCGTCCACATCTCCCTCCCTGAAGTCAACCAGAAGAAAGACGTCACCGCCATCATCGCGCAGTGCTCCTATAG TGTCCGGGGACAACCTCTCTACTCCCGTGGATTGGCGGTTCCTATGCGCCGCACCCCAACTGGATCGGCTGACCTGAGCCGCATGAGGCCGGTAGCCCTGAGGAACGAGCTAGCCCGCGGCCGCCACGTAACCTTTCTAGAGGAGGCGCGTACGCTGGCGGACAACAATGACCTCCACGGCGCCGATGGAAAGCTGGTGGAGGCCAGGAACGATCTTGCACCCGAGCAGTCCAACTCCATGATCCACACCCTCAGGGCGGCGCTCGATAAGCTGCTGGAGATGATCAGGTCGCCGGGCGGCCCCCGCGCCGGCTTCGCCGCCTACCTGCGGTCGCTGAAGACGTCGCATGATCGCGAGCGCGTCTCGGCGACCGGCGACGTCAAGGGCGTCAGGCTCTTCGAGACGCGGCACACGAGCGCGTTCCGTGGGCAGGCCAAGCGGTTTGAGAAGCAGTCCACCATGGGGCGGCGACCGGCTCCCCACGagttcaaggaggaggaggaggacgcgaaTAGACTCAGGGAAGAAGACGGGCGCATGGAGAGGCGGCCGGTGTTGGTGGAGGCGAGGAGTGGTCTCTGGAAGACCTGGTGGGGGGACGACGACAAGCAGCACCGGAGGTCCGCCAGGTCCACGTCGGCGTGCGCGTGGGTGATGTGCATCCTGTGCCTGCTGCTCATCGTCGGCTTGATCGTCCTCGGCGTCTTGCTCTTCGCCGTCTACAACCACAAGATGCCGTACCTGGCGGTCGCCGGCGCGCAGCTGGGGGCGCTCCAGTACGACGGCCAGGCCGGTACCGTCCAGAACCTTCAGATCTCCATCGCCTTCCTGGCCATCAACAGGGACTCCAAGGCGGACGCCTATTTCTCCCGCGTCAACCTCGCGCTGCAGCTCCACGGGGTTGACATGCTTCTCCTCCGGGCGCCGCCGTTCGTCGTCCCGCCGGATACCTCCATGCCGCTGCAGTACAACGACGTGGTGTCCACCGGGCGGAGGCTGGACAAGGCCGGGATGCGATCCATGGACAAGTCGCTCAACGCCGGCGTGGTGCCGTTCGACCTACGCGGCAAGGTGCGCATGCGCGGGAAGACGGGCATCTTCCAGAACACCCAGTTTTGGACACGCTTTTCCTGCCGTCTACGCTTCTTCTTCCCCGGTAACGGCACCGTCATGCCGGTCGACCGCCGCAGTTGCCGCTCCAGGTGGCCGTAG